The following proteins are co-located in the Tachysurus vachellii isolate PV-2020 chromosome 17, HZAU_Pvac_v1, whole genome shotgun sequence genome:
- the LOC132859874 gene encoding clustered mitochondria protein homolog — translation MGNVLRCCFVRLFWNKDIPVQIEEQSPLLSRENSDVESRSPSRSDMLSSPVLDQDHLLYPDIVLSSSHLVANLDRDNLPQQSELVKSVNEEYQEGFEEEGMTSTRISQQEFHCSDRTQLCTTENEWPLLSSLHSWPSEQSDAANLASQTLIHTHGQGTRYWQASPCQGVQLLGQGSHGSHQIIFSEPKSAVAKRSPQTELEIIQVDEGEDKEEDEDKEEAQLENGTEQMELNLVRSDQNVAQLGQDIALRAKYVRSSLAECEKSGVGSDEEEVGEHYPIQSGQTEAQYRPIIAQTDEVNHETVILISQNGEHKEPSFVVRLQTNPDIRNQEELTQTQHFILDLDSIQTEGDVTEMTQIAKTLARKEQHISENENEFAPNKQSVAELRSEEQDRKTSEDLNQGSKKNERFTLFVVDKLFLATPDITGPSPNNILNDQTELNELNRYIDKEFQEDPDSVDAGPSEDMGITIRIQAPGIEPTDFQASPLAMVQEIKQVLMDREETCHRTCFSLQLDRNTLDNFSNLKSITGLQEGSLLKIVEEPYTVREVRLHLRHFRDLLNSLDPTDAYNGIEGSSLSFLRFFTEERVEENSKFKKRGEELKQFNCSPPEYILPGTKECLLGPLQPQSENLKPIKCLKVLMTSSWNPPPGNRKIHGDLLYLNVLTMEDRQFSVTASMRGFYLNQSTTYIFNPKPENPSMLSHSLVDLLSQISPVFKKNFSLLLKRRTSTHPFERIGTPLQVFSWTAPALDHSMDCVRAEDASFSQLDYEGHMPGQVCDWNEELQSTRELPRQSLKDRLLRDRAIFKANSDFVTTATRGAMAVIDGNVMPINPSDEARNHMYVWNNIFFSFGLDGHEHYEELGGEAAAHVASAIDLNGVRAYSAVDADGLYLLGTVLVDYRGYRITAQSIVPGILERGQEQSVIYGSTDFGKTVVSNEQFLKLLDKPSKHLRVQRHFVLNKDDSVVELCSSVECKGIMGNDGRHYILDLLFTFPPDLNFLPVEGEELNTECQRLGFPLQHPHRLVCLRQELIEAFVKYRCHLYKNTASQGLDQESSSIKVGGSPHSSEAAALQPMPDVYNKGVDVGTPDKNDSSSQTTHSSAFDIQFNPDIFSPGVRFPKECSQDIQEQKQLLKDAASFLVSNRVPDLIKSCADHTTMPTDGFTLTEALHQHGINIRYLGTVLEFIEKSPQKSKLDHVYRIALSELITRCTKHIFRTYLIAVESSSLSVSVSHFLNCFLSSPSDVLVTQQLDRLSSKRRSRRRRSRGSVSGEVTAVGGAWASLTSNELWRNIQAAAREYYHYCLPCDSIEQAVDKYGLQRITLLREIAIKTGIQLLIRDYQFDVKNKPVFTEEDILNIFPIIKHVVPKANDGIYLLHCGQASIQQGRLKEGCELISQAMGLFTNVYGALHQDVCVCLRLLGRIYYILGDYAEALSHQQKAVLISERVLGIDHPNTIQEYKHLGLYCFAGGQTSTALRLLYRARYLMLLVCGEDHPEMALLDSKIGLVLHSVMQCDLALKFLENALALTSKYQGSTSLKMAQGHHLLAKVYESKGEFRLALRHEKERYVIYRSQVGETHEKTQESSEYLKHLTNQAVILQRTMNMIYKSRSGSSITPLTLATPSRFWIVEQLNLVTGIVLIPLSNKDLETLRDNTRKTSA, via the exons ATGGGAAACGTACTCAGATGCTGTTTCGTTCGTTTGTTCTGGAATAAGGACATTCCTGTTCAAATCGAAGAACAATCCCCACTCTTGTCAAGAGAGAACAGTGACGTCGAAAGCCGCTCGCCGTCGAGGTCTGACATGCTGTCGTCTCCTGTCCTGGATCAGGACCACCTCCTTTACCCAGATATAGTCCTTAGCAGTAGTCATCTGGTAGCTAACCTGGATAGAGATAACTTACCACAGCAGTCAGAGCTTGTTAAAAGTGTAAATGAAGAATACCAGGAAGGTTTTGAAGAAGAAGGAATGACAAGCACAAGAATCAGTCAACAGGAGTTTCACTGTTCGGACAGAACTCAGCTATGCACTACTGAGAACGAGTGGCCGTTACTGTCTTCCTTACACTCATGGCCATCTGAACAATCAGATGCTGCAAATTTGGCTTCTCAGACACTGATCCATACACACGGACAGGGAACCAGATATTGGCAGGCTTCCCCGTGTCAAGGAGTGCAGTTATTAGGACAGGGAAGCCATGGAAGCCACCAGATCATTTTTTCAGAGCCCAAATCTGCTGTCGCAAAAAGATCTCCACAGACTGAGCTTGAGATCATTCAAGTTGATGAGGGTGAGgacaaagaagaagatgaggacAAAGAAGAAGCTCAACTTGAAAACGGTACAGAACAAATGGAGCTAAACCTGGTACGCAGTGACCAGAATGTAGCACAACTGGGACAGGACATTGCACTGAGAGCAAAATATGTTCGCTCCAGTCTAGCAGAGTGTGAGAAAAGTGGTGTAGGTTCTGATGAAGAAGAAGTTGGAGAACATTATCCAATACAGTCAGGACAAACAGAAGCACAATACAGACCAATCATAGCACAGACAGATGAAGTAAATCATGAAACTGTTATTCTAATTAGTCAAAATGGAGAACACAAAGAACCAAGCTTTGTGGTTAGACTACAGACGAACCCGGATATAAGGAACCAAGAAGAACTCACACAAACCCAACATTTTATACTGGATCTGGACTCCATTCAGACAGAGGGGGACGTTACAGAGATGACCCAGATAGCTAAGACTTTAGCACGGAAAGAACAGCACATATCTGAGAATGAGAATGAGTTTGCACCAAACAAGCAAAGTGTAGCAGAGTTAAGATCTGAggaacaggacaggaagacatcTGAAGATCTAAACCAAGGATCAAAGAAGAATGAACGATTTACGCTGTTTGTAGTTGATAAACTGTTCCTGGCCACCCCAGATATCACAG GACCAAGTCCAAATAATATCCTTAACGACCAAACAGAGCTAAACGAGCTCAACAGGTACATTGACAAAGAATTCCAAGAGGATCCTGATTCTGTAGATGCAGGCCCCTCTGAGGACATGGGGATCACAATCAGGATCCAAGCCCCTGGGATTGAGCCCACTGACTTCCAG GCATCACCATTAGCAATGGTGCAGGAAATCAAGCAAGTGTTAATGGACCGTGAGGAGACCTGCCACCGTACATGTTTCTCCCTGCAGTTAGATAGAAACACACTGGATAACTTCAGTAATCTGAAATCTATCACTGGCCTACAAGAGGGGTCACTTCTGAAGATAGTGGAGG AGCCGTATACAGTTCGCGAAGTTCGTTTACATCTTCGTCACTTCAGAGACCTTCTAAATAGCTTGGATCCCACGGATGCCTATAACGGCATAGAAGGAAGCTCTCTGTCCTTCCTTAGGTTCTTCACTGAAGAACGTGTTGAAG AGAACAGCAAATTCAAAAAACGAGGTGAAGAACTAAAGCAATTCAACTGTAGCCCTCCTGAGTATATTCTACCAGGGACGAAAGAATGTTTACTGGGACCCCTGCAACCTCAAAGTGAGAATTTGAAG CCCATCAAATGCCTGAAGGTGCTGATGACCAGCAGCTGGAACCCTCCTCcaggaaacagaaaaatacacgGTGATCTGTTGTATCTCAATGTACTTACCATGGAGGACAGACAGTTCAGTGTTACAGCATCAATGAGAGGCTTTTATCTGAATCA gTCTACCACATATATATTTAACCCAAAGCCAGAAAATCCCAGTATGCTTAGTCATTCTTTAGTGGATCTCCTGAGCCAAATCAGTCCAGTTTTTAAAAAGAACTTTAGTCTTCTACTGAAGAGAAG AACATCAACACATCCCTTTGAGAGAATAGGTACTCCACTTCAGGTGTTTAGCTGGACTGCTCCAGCTCTCGACCACTCTATGGACTGTGTTCGAGCTGAAGATGCCAGCTTTTCCCAGCTGGACTATGAAGGACACATGCCTGGACAG gtttgtgacTGGAACGAGGAGCTTCAGAGCACTAGAGAGCTACCACGTCAGAGCCTCAAAGATCGTCTGCTGAGAGACAGAGCAATCTTTAAG GCTAACAGTGACTTTGTGACTACTGCTACACGTGGTGCTATGGCAGTGATTGATGGCAACGTGATGCCTATTAACCCGAGTGATGAAGCACGCAATCATATGTACGTGTGGAATAACATCTTCTTCAGCTTTGGCTTAGATGGCCATGAACACTATGAGGAGCTAGGTGGGGAGGCTGCAGCCCATGTCGCCTCAGCCATTGACCTGAATGGTGTGAGAGCTTACAGTGCGGTGGATGCAGATGGCTTGTACCTGCTTGGTACCGTACTGGTGGATTATCGAGGTTACCGCATCACTGCACAGTCTATTGTCCCAGGAATTCTTGAACGTGGCCAGGAGCAGAGTGTGATCTATGGTTCCACTGACTTTGGAAAGACTGTTGTTTCTAATGAACA GTTCCTGAAGCTACTGGACAAACCCAGCAAGCATCTGAGAGTGCAGCGACACTTTGTCCTTAACAAAGATGACTCTGTTGTAGAGTTGTGTTCCTCTGTGGAATGCAAAGGCATCATGGGTAACGATGGACGTCACTACATACTTGACCTTCTGTTCACATTTCCACCTGACCTCAATTTCCTGCCTGTGGAAGGGGAAGAGCTTAACACCGAGTGCCAGCGACTCGGCTTCCCGCTTCAACACCCACATCGTCTGGTCTGTCTGAGACAAGAGCTAATCGAGGCATTTGTGAAGTATAG ATGTCATTTATATAAGAATACAGCATCTCAAGGCTTGGATCAAGAAAGCAGCAGCATCAAAGTGGGTGGATCTCCTCACAGTTCAGAAGCAGCTGCTTTGCAACCGATGCCAGATGTCTACAACAAGGGTGTAGATGTTGGCACTCCTGACAAGAACGATTCCTCCTCTCAGACTACGCATTCGTCTGCTTTTGATATTCAGTTCAACCCTGACATTTTTTCACCAG GTGTACGCTTTCCGAAGGAATGTTCACAGGATATCCAGGAACAGAAACAACTATTAAAGGATGCTGCATCCTTCCTTGTCTCAAACCGAGTCCCTGACTTA ATTAAGAGCTGTGCCGATCATACCACAATGCCGACGGACGGTTTTACCTTAACCGAGGCTCTCCATCAACATGGCATCAATATCCGGTACCTGGGAACAGTACTGGAGTTTATTGAGAAGAGTCCTCAGAAAAGCAAACTGGACCATGTTTAT AGAATTGCTTTAAGTGAGCTGATCACTAGATGCACAAAGCATATTTTTAGGACATATTTAATa GCTGTGGAGTCAtcttccctgtctgtctcagtcAGCCATTTCCTCAACTGCTTCCTCAGCTCCCCATCTGATGTTCTGGTGACCCAGCAGTTGGACAGACTGTCATCCAAACGAAGGAGTCGGCGGAGGCGGAGCCGGGGATCAGTGAGCGGAGAAGTGACAGCTGTGGGAGGGGCATGGGCCAGTCTGACCTCTAATGAACTCTGGAGAAACATACAGGCCGCGGCACGGGAGTATTATCACTACTGCTTGCCGTG TGACAGTATAGAGCAGGCGGTGGACAAATATGGTTTACAAAGGATCACCCTGCTTAGAGAGATCGCCATCAAAACCGGCATCCAG CTTCTTATCCGAGACTATCAGTTTGATGTCAAGAACAAGCCGGTGTTCACAGAGGAGGACATCCTGAACATTTTCCCCATAATAAAGCACGTCGTACCGAAGGCTAACGATGGTATTTATCTTCTACACTGCGGCCAGGCCAGCATCCAGCAAG GACGGCTAAAAGAAGGCTGTGAGCTAATCAGCCAGGCCATGGGCCTGTTCACTAATGTTTATGGAGCTCTGCACCAGgacgtctgtgtctgtctgcgtctgCTGGGACGCATTTACTACATACTCGGGGACTACGCTGAG GCACTGAGTCACCAGCAGAAAGCTGTACTGATCAGCGAGAGAGTACTGGGAATAGACCATCCGAACACTATACAGGAATAT AAACACCTAGGTCTTTATTGCTTTGCTGGTGGACAGACATCCACAGCACTGCGATTGCTATATCGTGCCCGTTACCTCATGCTCCTGGTGTGTGGAGAAGATCACCCAGAAATGGCTCTACTGGAT AGTAAGATTGGTCTTGTGCTGCATAGCGTTATGCAGTGTGATCTCGCGCTTAAATTTCTGGAGAACGCCCTGGCTTTGACTTCCAAGTATCAGGGATCTACCTCACTTAAAATGGCACAAGG ACATCACTTGTTGGCAAAGGTGTATGAGAGTAAAGGGGAGTTTCGCTTGGCGCTGAGACATGAAAAGGAGCGCTATGTGATTTACCGGAGCCAG GTTGGAGAAACACATGAAAAGACACAGGAGAGCTCTGAGTACCTGAAGCACCTCACGAACCAGGCTGTGATTCTACAAAGAACTATGAACATGATATACAAAAGCCGTTCTGGCTCCAGTATTACTCCTCTAACC CTTGCCACTCCAAGTCGGTTCTGGATCGTGGAGCAGCTAAATCTTGTTACCGGTATTGTCCTTATCCCACTCAG CAACAAAGATCTTGAAACTCTTAGGGATAACACCCGAAAAACATCTGCTTAA
- the ccdc92bb gene encoding coiled-coil domain-containing 92B, producing the protein MDTSTLSQQVESIERNIKFLQKEHQVLLTGLRLEIRHLKKRCNDLSCELSKSSPARNRDDIAAEEELLQARLLQTEHHLTEQVCYQGELKAKLRHKGEQASALQVRLRDEERRFLEELKRRSHKITALSRDLRKQTDIAAQLTFQLHSARFSLYHQAEEEGEEEEGERDGKGPGCLSSSPQVSTARAEARHRNHCSARLRRSERVRECVPQERVLRPEKPRPMPDPALFLYPFPQRLLPPHISLGGHCREGDSQRRMGRLRTRAVREDTGPETTDL; encoded by the exons ATGGATACCAGCACCCTCAGCCAACAGGTAGAGAGCATCGAGCGAAACATCAAATTCTTGCAAAAGGAGCATCAGGTCCTATTGACTGGCCTGCGACTGGAGATCCGTCATCTGAAGAAGAGATGTAACG ATCTGAGTTGTGAACTGAGCAAAAGTTCTCCTGCGAGAAACAGAGACG ACATAGCAGCTGAGGAGGAATTACTGCAGGCTCGGTTATTACAGACAGAGCATCATCTCACCGAACAGGTGTGCTATCAAGGGGAGCTAAAAGCCAAGCTCCGGCACAAGGGGGAGCAAGCGAGTGCTCTGCAGGTGCGACTGCGCGATGAGGAGCGGCGCTTTTTAGAGGAGCTAAAAAGACGCAGCCATAAGATCACGGCACTTAGCCGTGATCTCCGGAAGCAGACCGACATCGCTGCCCAGCTCACGTTCCAACTCCACTCAGCACGTTTCAGCCTCTATCATCAAGCAGAGGAAGAaggtgaggaagaggaaggtgaAAGAGACGGGAAg GGTCCGGGCTGTTTGTCAAGTTCTCCGCAGGTCTCAACAGCCAGAGCAGAAGCCAGACATCGTAACCACTGTTCAGCAAGATTGAGAAGGTCAGAGCGAGTTAGGGAATGTGTGCCACAGGAGCGGGTACTGAGGCCAGAGAAGCCCCGCCCAATGCCTGACCCTGCCCTATTCCTGTATCCCTTCCCACAGAGGCTCCTCCCACCACACATATCACTGGGAGGGCACTGTAGGGAAGGCGATTCACAAAGGCGGATGGGTAGACTACGGACCCGAGCAGTGAGAGAGGATACCGGACCAGAGACTACAGATTTATAG